One Streptomyces sp. NBC_00554 DNA segment encodes these proteins:
- a CDS encoding sugar ABC transporter substrate-binding protein produces the protein MDRSSQTRSRRMAPFVAVAAAAALTLAGCSSSSGGKKSEESADGASAGKATTPRMTVALVTHQAPGDTFWDIVRKGAEAAAAKDNIKLIYSADPNAGNQANLVQNAIDQKVDGIAITLAKPDALKDVVSKAKAANIPVVGLNSGLSDWKSLGLLEFFGQDETVAGEALGNRLNTLGSKKAVCVIQEQGNIGLTQRCDGVKKTFNGTVETLNVNGTDMPSVKSTITAKLTQDKAIDYVVTLGAPFALTAVQSVSDAGSSAKIATFDLNKDLTGAISKGTIDFAVDQQPYLQGYLAVDSLWLYKNNGNYSGGGEQPVLTGPAFVDKTNVESVAKFAANGTR, from the coding sequence ATGGACCGCTCTTCTCAGACCCGCTCCCGCAGAATGGCCCCCTTCGTAGCCGTGGCCGCGGCAGCGGCCCTGACCCTCGCTGGCTGCTCCAGCAGCTCGGGCGGCAAGAAGTCCGAGGAAAGCGCCGACGGCGCCTCCGCGGGCAAGGCCACCACCCCGCGTATGACGGTCGCCCTGGTCACGCACCAGGCGCCCGGCGACACGTTCTGGGACATCGTCCGCAAGGGCGCCGAGGCCGCAGCGGCCAAGGACAACATCAAGCTCATCTACTCCGCCGACCCGAACGCGGGCAACCAGGCCAACCTGGTGCAGAACGCGATCGACCAGAAGGTCGACGGCATCGCGATCACCCTCGCCAAGCCGGACGCCCTGAAGGACGTCGTGAGCAAGGCGAAGGCCGCGAACATACCCGTGGTCGGCCTCAACTCCGGTCTCAGTGACTGGAAGAGCCTCGGCCTGCTGGAGTTCTTCGGCCAGGACGAGACCGTCGCCGGCGAGGCGCTCGGCAACCGGCTGAACACGCTCGGCTCCAAGAAGGCCGTCTGTGTCATCCAGGAGCAGGGCAACATCGGCCTGACCCAGCGTTGCGACGGCGTGAAGAAGACGTTCAACGGCACCGTCGAGACGCTGAACGTCAACGGCACCGACATGCCGTCCGTGAAGTCGACGATCACCGCCAAGCTCACGCAGGACAAGGCCATCGACTACGTGGTCACCCTGGGCGCCCCGTTCGCACTGACCGCCGTGCAGTCGGTGTCCGACGCGGGCAGCAGCGCGAAGATCGCCACCTTCGACCTCAACAAGGACCTGACGGGAGCCATCAGCAAGGGCACCATCGACTTCGCCGTGGACCAGCAGCCCTACCTCCAGGGCTACTTGGCGGTCGACTCGCTGTGGCTCTACAAGAACAACGGCAACTACAGCGGCGGCGGTGAGCAGCCCGTGCTGACCGGACCGGCCTTCGTCGACAAGACCAACGTCGAAAGCGTCGCCAAGTTCGCGGCCAACGGAACCCGGTGA
- the iolC gene encoding 5-dehydro-2-deoxygluconokinase: MAESAQSFDLITMGRIGVDLYPLQAGVPLERVETFGKFLGGSATNVAVAAARLGRSTAVITRTGDDPFGVYLHQALREFGVDDRWVTPVAEYPTPVTFCEIFPPDDFPLYFYRQPKAPDLEIRTEELDYFAIRTARVFWITGTGLSEEPSRSATLAALKARDKAGTTVFDLDWRPMFWKDPEEARPYYAEALRHATVAVGNLDECEIATGVREPRACAEALLDAGVELAVVKQGPKGVLAMHRDGRTAEVPPVPVEVLNGLGAGDAFGGSLCHGLLSGWELEKTMRYANAAGALVASRLACSSAMPTESEVEDLLAGAAVGARAAG; the protein is encoded by the coding sequence ATGGCCGAGTCAGCCCAGTCCTTCGATCTGATCACTATGGGCCGCATCGGGGTCGATCTCTACCCCCTCCAGGCCGGCGTGCCCCTGGAGCGGGTGGAGACCTTCGGTAAATTCCTCGGAGGTTCGGCCACCAACGTGGCGGTCGCGGCCGCCCGGCTCGGCCGCAGCACCGCGGTGATCACCCGCACCGGCGACGACCCCTTCGGCGTCTATCTGCACCAGGCGCTCAGGGAGTTCGGCGTGGACGACCGCTGGGTCACGCCGGTCGCCGAGTACCCGACCCCGGTCACGTTCTGCGAGATCTTCCCGCCGGACGACTTCCCGCTGTACTTCTACCGGCAGCCCAAGGCGCCCGACCTGGAGATTCGCACCGAGGAGCTGGACTACTTCGCGATCCGCACGGCCCGGGTCTTCTGGATCACCGGCACCGGTCTGAGCGAGGAGCCGAGCCGCTCGGCGACGCTCGCCGCCCTCAAGGCGCGCGACAAGGCGGGCACTACGGTCTTCGACCTCGACTGGCGTCCGATGTTCTGGAAGGACCCGGAGGAGGCCCGCCCCTACTACGCCGAAGCGCTGCGTCACGCGACGGTCGCGGTGGGCAACCTCGACGAGTGCGAGATCGCCACCGGCGTCCGCGAGCCCCGCGCCTGCGCCGAGGCGCTCCTTGACGCGGGCGTGGAACTCGCCGTCGTCAAACAGGGCCCCAAGGGCGTCCTGGCCATGCACCGCGACGGCAGGACCGCCGAGGTGCCGCCGGTCCCGGTCGAGGTGCTCAACGGCCTCGGTGCGGGCGACGCGTTCGGCGGCTCGCTGTGCCACGGACTGCTGTCCGGCTGGGAGTTGGAGAAAACCATGCGGTACGCCAACGCGGCCGGCGCCCTCGTCGCCTCCAGGCTCGCCTGCTCCTCCGCGATGCCGACCGAGTCCGAGGTCGAGGACCTGCTAGCAGGCGCCGCGGTGGGCGCCCGAGCGGCCGGCTGA
- a CDS encoding deoxyribose-phosphate aldolase, translating into MSISIPDLVTVRARHPEAVAEAAARRVRRPLLGDSGRLMIVAADHPARGALGVGDRRTAMANRADLLERLCIALSRPGVDGVLATADILEDLLLLGVLDGKVVMGSMNRGGLAGASFEMDDRFTGHRAEDIARLRFDAGKLLLRIDYDDPGSLTTLESTARAIDDMAARQLPLFVEPFISRRVDGAVRNDLSAEAVIRSIAISSGLGGTSAYTWLKLPVTHDPDDMAEVLETSTLPTVLLGGEVGDDQEGAYEKWRKALRLPTVQGLVVGRSLLYPAEGSVATAVDTAVGLL; encoded by the coding sequence TTGAGCATCAGCATCCCCGACCTGGTCACGGTCAGAGCCCGGCATCCGGAGGCCGTCGCCGAGGCGGCCGCCCGCCGGGTGCGCCGCCCGCTGCTCGGTGACAGCGGCCGGCTGATGATCGTGGCCGCCGACCATCCGGCGCGCGGCGCCCTCGGCGTCGGCGACCGCCGCACCGCCATGGCGAACCGGGCCGACCTGCTGGAGCGCCTGTGCATCGCGCTGTCCCGGCCGGGCGTCGACGGGGTGCTGGCGACCGCCGACATCCTGGAGGATCTTCTCCTGCTCGGGGTCCTCGACGGCAAGGTCGTGATGGGCTCGATGAACCGTGGCGGCCTGGCCGGCGCGTCCTTCGAGATGGACGACCGGTTCACCGGCCACCGCGCCGAGGACATCGCCCGGCTCCGCTTCGACGCGGGCAAGCTGCTGCTCCGTATCGACTACGACGACCCGGGCTCGCTGACCACCCTGGAGTCCACCGCCCGGGCCATCGACGACATGGCGGCACGCCAACTCCCGCTGTTCGTCGAACCGTTCATCTCCCGCCGGGTCGACGGCGCGGTCCGCAACGACCTGTCCGCCGAGGCCGTGATCCGCTCCATCGCCATCTCCTCGGGACTGGGCGGCACCTCCGCCTACACCTGGCTGAAACTCCCCGTCACCCACGACCCGGACGACATGGCCGAGGTACTGGAGACGTCGACTCTGCCCACCGTCCTCCTCGGCGGCGAGGTCGGGGACGACCAGGAGGGCGCGTACGAGAAGTGGCGCAAGGCGCTGCGCCTGCCCACCGTCCAGGGCCTGGTCGTCGGCCGCTCCCTGCTGTACCCCGCCGAGGGCAGCGTGGCGACGGCGGTGGACACGGCCGTGGGTCTGTTGTGA
- the iolB gene encoding 5-deoxy-glucuronate isomerase has translation MTSAYHLPAGKALGGPYVVDVTPESAVWGYSSLRILELPPGGGHTFDTADSEWIVLPLSGACTVAADDDLGHETFQLQGRDSVFTGVSDFAYVPRDSRTTISSTGGGRFALTGARCTRRLPARYGPASSVPVELRGTGNSSRQVNNFGAAGVFECDKLIAVEVITPGGNWSSFPPHKHDEHRPGEESVLEEIYYFEFADHEGTPGLGYQRVSPSGQGRNTDVLAEVRGGDVVLIPDGWHGPSMAVPGHHMYYLNVMAGPEDERSWLICDHPDHAWVRDTWPEQPVDPRLPLYTAPEKS, from the coding sequence ATGACCAGTGCGTATCACCTTCCCGCCGGCAAGGCCCTGGGCGGCCCCTACGTCGTGGACGTCACCCCCGAGTCCGCCGTCTGGGGCTACTCCAGCCTGCGGATCCTGGAGCTGCCGCCCGGCGGCGGGCACACCTTCGACACGGCCGACAGCGAGTGGATCGTGCTGCCGCTGAGCGGCGCCTGCACCGTCGCCGCCGACGACGACCTCGGTCACGAGACCTTCCAACTACAGGGCCGCGACAGCGTGTTCACCGGCGTCAGCGACTTCGCGTACGTCCCACGGGATTCCCGTACGACGATCTCGTCGACCGGCGGCGGACGCTTCGCCCTCACCGGCGCGCGCTGCACCCGCCGGCTGCCCGCCCGCTACGGCCCGGCCTCGTCGGTGCCGGTGGAGCTGCGCGGCACCGGCAACAGCTCCCGCCAGGTCAACAACTTCGGCGCGGCAGGGGTCTTCGAGTGCGACAAGCTCATCGCCGTCGAGGTGATCACCCCGGGCGGCAACTGGTCGTCCTTCCCGCCGCACAAGCACGACGAGCACCGGCCCGGCGAGGAGTCCGTCCTCGAGGAGATCTACTACTTCGAGTTCGCCGACCACGAGGGCACACCCGGCCTCGGCTACCAGCGCGTCTCCCCGTCCGGGCAGGGCCGTAACACCGATGTCCTGGCCGAAGTGCGCGGCGGCGACGTCGTGTTGATCCCCGACGGCTGGCACGGGCCCTCGATGGCCGTGCCGGGCCACCACATGTACTACCTCAACGTCATGGCGGGTCCCGAGGACGAACGCTCCTGGCTGATCTGCGACCACCCCGATCACGCCTGGGTCCGCGACACCTGGCCCGAGCAGCCCGTCGACCCCCGCCTCCCCCTCTACACGGCACCGGAGAAGTCCTGA
- the iolD gene encoding 3D-(3,5/4)-trihydroxycyclohexane-1,2-dione acylhydrolase (decyclizing) — translation MSTPTRRLTVAQALVRFLSAQYSERDGVRHRLIAGTWGIFGHGNVAGIGQALLEAGEEAMPFHQGRNEQAMVHAAVGYARQLDRLSAQAVTTSIGPGATNLVTGAALATVNRLPVLLLPGDYFATRAADPLLQQLEHPVEADLSVNDTLRPVSRYYDRITRPEALIPSALNAMRVLADPVETGAVTLALPQDVQAEAYDWPEEFFADRVWHVRRPAADPFELAEAVAAIRAAERPLIVAGGGIHHSRAEEALKALVDATGIPVASTQAGKGSLRYDDPADLGGIGHTGTAVSDDIARTADLVIGVGTRYTDFTTASNTLFQNPDARFVNLNIAAFDAHKLSARPLVCDARAGLTALTEALTGHRVNSVYEAEYRTGKERWEQVVDAAFTADDENAVPTQTQLLGALDAVVGDEDVVINAAGSLPGDLHKLWRARSRRQYHLEYGYSCMGYEIPAGIGVQQAAPNTPVWSLVGDGTYLMMPTEIVTAVQEGLPVNLVLIQNHGYASIGGLSESVGGERFGTAYRYRAADGTFSGAPLPVDLAANAASLGMDVLRAKTVRELREALATARASDRPTCVYVETDTVTPTAPPAEAWWDVPVAEVASREAATTARETYDRQVADRRRHL, via the coding sequence ATGAGCACCCCCACCCGCCGTCTGACCGTCGCCCAGGCCCTGGTGCGCTTCCTGTCGGCGCAGTACAGCGAGCGCGACGGCGTGCGGCACCGGCTGATCGCCGGTACCTGGGGCATCTTCGGCCACGGCAATGTGGCGGGCATCGGCCAGGCGCTCCTGGAAGCAGGCGAGGAGGCGATGCCGTTCCACCAGGGCCGCAACGAGCAGGCCATGGTGCACGCGGCGGTCGGCTACGCCCGCCAGCTCGACCGGCTGTCCGCGCAGGCGGTCACCACGTCCATCGGACCGGGCGCCACCAACCTCGTCACGGGGGCCGCGCTTGCCACGGTCAACCGGCTGCCGGTGCTCCTGCTGCCCGGCGACTACTTCGCCACGCGCGCCGCCGACCCGCTCCTCCAGCAGCTGGAGCACCCGGTCGAGGCGGACCTGTCGGTCAACGACACGCTGCGCCCGGTGTCCCGCTACTACGACCGGATCACGCGCCCCGAGGCCCTGATCCCGTCCGCCCTGAACGCCATGCGCGTGCTCGCCGACCCGGTCGAGACCGGAGCCGTGACTCTCGCGCTGCCGCAGGACGTTCAGGCCGAGGCGTACGACTGGCCGGAGGAGTTCTTCGCCGACCGCGTGTGGCACGTACGGCGTCCCGCGGCCGACCCGTTCGAGCTGGCGGAGGCGGTGGCGGCGATCCGGGCCGCCGAGCGCCCGCTGATCGTCGCGGGCGGCGGGATCCACCACAGCCGTGCCGAGGAGGCGCTGAAGGCCCTGGTGGACGCCACCGGCATCCCCGTCGCGTCGACCCAGGCGGGCAAGGGCTCACTGCGGTACGACGATCCGGCGGATCTGGGCGGTATCGGCCACACCGGTACGGCCGTCAGCGACGACATCGCGCGCACCGCGGACCTGGTCATCGGCGTCGGCACCCGCTACACGGACTTCACCACCGCGTCCAACACCCTCTTCCAGAACCCGGACGCCCGGTTCGTCAACCTCAACATCGCCGCGTTCGACGCCCACAAGCTGTCGGCGCGTCCGCTCGTCTGCGACGCGAGGGCGGGGCTCACAGCGTTGACGGAGGCGCTGACCGGCCACCGTGTGAACTCGGTTTACGAGGCCGAGTACCGCACCGGCAAGGAGCGTTGGGAGCAGGTTGTCGACGCCGCTTTCACCGCCGACGACGAGAACGCCGTACCGACCCAGACCCAGCTGCTCGGCGCCCTCGACGCGGTCGTGGGCGACGAGGACGTGGTGATCAACGCGGCCGGTTCGCTCCCGGGCGACCTGCACAAGCTGTGGCGGGCGCGCAGCCGTCGCCAGTACCACCTGGAGTACGGCTACTCCTGCATGGGCTACGAGATCCCGGCCGGCATCGGCGTCCAGCAGGCCGCCCCGAACACACCTGTCTGGTCGCTGGTCGGCGACGGCACCTACCTGATGATGCCGACCGAGATCGTCACCGCCGTCCAGGAGGGCCTGCCCGTCAACCTGGTGCTGATCCAGAACCACGGCTACGCCTCCATCGGCGGCCTCTCCGAGTCGGTCGGCGGCGAGCGCTTCGGCACCGCCTACCGCTACCGGGCCGCCGACGGCACCTTCTCCGGTGCCCCCCTGCCGGTCGACCTCGCCGCCAACGCGGCCAGCCTGGGCATGGACGTCCTGCGCGCCAAGACCGTGCGCGAACTGCGCGAGGCGCTTGCCACGGCCCGCGCCTCCGACCGGCCGACCTGTGTCTACGTCGAGACCGACACCGTCACCCCGACCGCTCCCCCGGCCGAGGCCTGGTGGGACGTCCCGGTGGCCGAGGTGGCGTCCCGCGAGGCCGCGACGACCGCCCGCGAGACCTACGACCGCCAAGTGGCCGACCGCCGCCGGCACCTCTGA
- a CDS encoding CoA-acylating methylmalonate-semialdehyde dehydrogenase has product MKTITHWIDGKPVEGTSGRFGPVYNPATGAQEKQAAFATVEDVDAAVASAKAAFESWGTASLAKRTAILFKYRELLDAHRDEIAELITAEHGKVHSDALGEVARGMEIVELACGISVQLKGELSTQVSTRVDVASIRQPLGVVAGITPFNFPAMVPMWMFPLAVACGNTFILKPSEKDPSASFRLAELATEAGLPNGVLNVVQGDKVAVDRLLEHPDIEAVSFVGSTPIAKYIQLKAVEHGKRVQALGGAKNHMLVLPDADLDFAADQAINAAYGSAGERCMAVSVVVAVGDTGDELVAKIAERAGKLRIGPGNDPASEMGPLITREHRDKVASYVASAAEQGAQVVVDGTGFSVDGHEDGFFLGVSLLDKVPLTADAYRDEIFGPVLVVVRAESYDEAIKLINDSRWGNGTAIFTRDGGAARRFQMEVKAGMVGVNVPIPVPVGYHSFGGWKDSLFGDLHVYGNDGVAFYTQGKVITTRWPDPSDAGINLGFPSHS; this is encoded by the coding sequence ATGAAGACCATCACGCACTGGATCGACGGCAAGCCCGTCGAAGGCACGTCCGGCCGCTTCGGACCCGTATACAACCCGGCCACCGGCGCGCAGGAGAAGCAGGCCGCCTTCGCCACCGTCGAGGACGTGGACGCCGCCGTGGCCTCCGCCAAGGCCGCGTTCGAGAGCTGGGGCACGGCCTCCCTCGCCAAGCGCACGGCGATCCTCTTCAAGTACCGCGAGCTGCTGGACGCGCACCGCGACGAGATCGCCGAGCTGATCACCGCCGAGCACGGCAAGGTGCACTCGGACGCGCTCGGCGAGGTCGCGCGCGGCATGGAGATCGTCGAGCTGGCCTGCGGGATCAGCGTCCAGCTGAAGGGCGAGCTGTCCACGCAGGTGTCGACCCGTGTCGATGTGGCCTCGATCCGCCAGCCGCTCGGCGTTGTCGCGGGCATCACGCCGTTCAACTTCCCGGCCATGGTGCCGATGTGGATGTTCCCGCTCGCCGTCGCGTGCGGCAACACCTTCATCCTCAAGCCCAGCGAGAAGGACCCGTCGGCGTCCTTCCGCCTCGCCGAACTGGCCACCGAGGCGGGTCTGCCCAACGGTGTGCTGAATGTCGTACAGGGCGACAAGGTGGCCGTCGACCGCCTCCTGGAGCACCCGGACATCGAGGCCGTCTCCTTCGTCGGCTCGACGCCGATCGCCAAGTACATCCAGCTCAAGGCAGTTGAGCACGGCAAGCGCGTACAGGCCCTGGGCGGCGCCAAGAACCACATGCTCGTGCTGCCGGACGCGGACCTGGACTTCGCCGCCGACCAGGCGATCAACGCGGCGTACGGCTCGGCGGGCGAGCGCTGCATGGCCGTCTCCGTCGTGGTCGCGGTCGGTGACACCGGCGACGAGCTGGTCGCCAAGATCGCCGAGCGCGCCGGGAAGCTGCGCATCGGCCCCGGCAACGACCCGGCCTCCGAGATGGGCCCGCTGATCACGCGCGAGCACCGCGACAAGGTCGCCTCGTACGTCGCTTCGGCTGCCGAGCAGGGCGCGCAGGTCGTGGTCGACGGCACCGGCTTCTCGGTCGACGGCCACGAGGACGGCTTCTTCCTCGGCGTCTCCCTGCTCGACAAGGTGCCGCTGACCGCGGACGCCTACCGCGACGAGATCTTCGGCCCGGTCCTTGTCGTCGTCCGCGCGGAGTCGTACGACGAGGCCATCAAGCTGATCAACGACTCCCGTTGGGGCAACGGAACGGCGATCTTCACCCGGGACGGCGGCGCGGCCCGTCGCTTCCAGATGGAGGTCAAGGCGGGCATGGTCGGCGTGAACGTGCCGATCCCGGTCCCCGTCGGCTACCACTCCTTCGGTGGCTGGAAGGACTCCCTCTTCGGCGACCTGCATGTGTACGGCAACGACGGCGTCGCCTTCTACACCCAGGGCAAGGTGATCACCACGCGCTGGCCGGACCCGTCGGACGCCGGTATCAACCTCGGCTTCCCCAGCCACTCCTGA
- a CDS encoding GntR family transcriptional regulator, with protein sequence MASTRDRSRAVSVSALDALNFALNRSSPVPLYYQLAQQLEAAIEHGSLAPGNLLGNEVDLSVRLGLSRPTVRQAIQSLVEKGLLVRRRGVGTQVVHSQVKRPLELSSLYDDLESAGQGPTTQVVRNEGVPATPDVAAALGVAEGSEVTLLERLRCTHGQPVAFLCNYLPANLLELDTTQLESTGLYRMMRTAGITLHSARQTIGARSATAEEAARLDENEGTALLTMQRTAYDDTGRAVEYGTHIYRASRYAFDFQLLVRP encoded by the coding sequence GTGGCCTCGACCCGTGACCGCTCTCGCGCCGTGTCCGTCTCCGCGCTCGACGCCCTGAACTTCGCGCTGAACCGCAGCAGTCCGGTGCCGTTGTACTACCAGCTCGCGCAGCAACTGGAGGCGGCGATAGAGCACGGGTCGCTCGCCCCGGGGAACCTCCTGGGCAACGAGGTCGACCTGTCCGTGCGGCTCGGCCTGTCCCGGCCCACGGTCCGTCAGGCGATCCAGTCGCTCGTCGAGAAGGGCCTGTTGGTGCGCCGGCGCGGGGTCGGTACGCAAGTGGTGCACAGTCAGGTCAAGCGGCCGCTGGAGCTCAGCAGTCTCTACGACGACCTGGAGTCGGCCGGGCAGGGCCCCACCACGCAGGTGGTGCGCAACGAGGGCGTGCCCGCGACCCCCGATGTCGCGGCCGCCCTCGGCGTCGCGGAGGGCAGCGAGGTCACGCTCCTGGAGCGGCTGCGCTGCACGCACGGCCAGCCGGTGGCCTTCCTCTGCAACTACCTGCCCGCGAATCTGCTCGAACTCGACACCACCCAGCTGGAGTCGACCGGCCTGTACCGGATGATGCGCACCGCCGGCATCACCCTGCACAGTGCCCGCCAGACCATCGGCGCCCGCTCGGCCACCGCCGAGGAGGCCGCCCGCCTCGACGAGAACGAGGGGACGGCGCTGCTCACCATGCAGCGCACGGCGTACGACGACACGGGCCGCGCGGTCGAGTACGGGACGCACATCTACCGTGCGTCCCGATACGCCTTCGACTTCCAGTTGCTGGTCAGGCCCTGA
- a CDS encoding carbohydrate-binding protein, whose protein sequence is MSRRPRAGLRMLTALALILAGAATAAPAATALPADLPPADYQQVQLASGAAEMGEPMSLTVLPDRSVLHTARDGTIRYTDAAGNTKQAAKLNVYTHDEEGLQGIAADPGFASNRYVYVYYSPALNTPAGDAPATGTAADFEPWKGHLNLSRFTLKTDGTLDTASEKVVLEVANDRGQCCHVGGDIDFDAAGNLYLTTGDDTNPFDSSGYAPLDERTDRNPQFDAQRSSGNTNDLRGKLLRIKPTAAGGYTVPAGNLFAPGTANTRPEIYAMGFRNPFRMSVDRATGVVYLGDYGPDAGATDANRGPGGQVEFDRVTAPGNFGWPYCTGTNTTGETYNEYTFPSGPSGAKYDCAGGPANNSFRNTGQSTLLPAKPSWIKYGLDGSPPEFGGGSESPMGGEVYRYDPNLNSSVKFPQSLDGRYFAAEFGRQWIKAIEVKSDGSYGTIEDVPWDGTQVIDTDFGPDGALYVLDYGSGSDNQGLYRIEYIAGSNRNPVAQASADKTSGGLPLTVQFSSQGSSDPEGQQLTYSWDFGDGSTSTQANPGHTYTAAGTYHPTLTVKDPEGLTGTASLVVTAGNTAPSVTLQQPLDGQLFSFGDSVPFTIQAADPEDGTIDCSKVKLTYLLGHDSHTHAITSTTGCGGTLTVPADGEHDSAANLYGVFDAEYTDSGGLTTHSAHTLQPRHRQAEHFSAQSGIQIAGHGAAEGGNTVGFTDDGDWISFEPYALTGANRFSARVASGGTGGTVEIRAGSTTGTLLGSVTVPVTGGWDTYTDVSTSLSAVPSGSTELFLVFHGPTGQGNLFDVDAFTFSGSTPTNTTWEGESYSSASGVQSAAHAPASGGQTLGYIENGDWAGYASVPTAGATSFAAKVSSAGAGGTIQVRSGSATGALLGSVTVPVTGGWETFSSVTTTLNGTGSGPLFLTFTGGGGYLFDIDTFTLGASALKGR, encoded by the coding sequence ATGTCTCGGCGCCCTCGCGCAGGGCTGAGAATGCTCACTGCGCTCGCGCTCATCCTGGCCGGAGCCGCCACGGCGGCGCCCGCGGCCACCGCGTTACCGGCGGATCTGCCGCCGGCCGACTACCAGCAGGTCCAACTCGCCTCGGGAGCAGCCGAGATGGGCGAGCCGATGTCACTGACCGTGCTGCCCGACCGGTCGGTCCTGCACACCGCGCGCGACGGCACGATCCGCTACACCGACGCCGCGGGCAACACCAAGCAGGCCGCCAAGCTGAACGTCTACACGCATGACGAGGAGGGTCTGCAGGGCATCGCGGCCGACCCCGGATTCGCCTCCAACCGGTACGTCTACGTGTACTACTCGCCCGCGCTCAACACCCCGGCGGGCGACGCCCCGGCCACCGGAACCGCCGCCGACTTCGAGCCCTGGAAGGGGCACCTGAACCTGTCGCGGTTCACGCTGAAGACCGACGGCACCCTCGACACGGCCAGCGAGAAGGTCGTTCTGGAAGTCGCCAACGATCGCGGCCAGTGCTGCCACGTCGGTGGCGACATCGACTTCGACGCGGCCGGGAACCTCTATCTGACCACGGGCGACGACACCAACCCGTTCGACTCCTCCGGCTACGCGCCGCTCGACGAACGCACCGACCGCAACCCGCAGTTCGACGCGCAGCGCAGCTCCGGCAACACCAACGACCTGCGCGGCAAGCTGCTCCGTATCAAGCCGACCGCCGCCGGAGGCTACACCGTCCCGGCCGGCAACCTCTTCGCACCGGGCACCGCGAACACCCGCCCCGAGATCTACGCGATGGGCTTCCGCAACCCGTTCCGGATGTCCGTCGACCGCGCCACCGGAGTCGTCTACCTCGGCGACTACGGCCCCGACGCGGGCGCCACCGACGCGAACCGCGGCCCCGGCGGCCAGGTCGAGTTCGACCGCGTCACCGCACCCGGCAACTTCGGCTGGCCGTACTGCACCGGCACCAACACCACCGGCGAGACGTACAACGAGTACACCTTCCCCAGCGGCCCCTCCGGCGCCAAGTACGACTGCGCGGGCGGTCCGGCCAACAACTCCTTCCGCAACACCGGGCAGTCCACGCTGCTCCCGGCGAAGCCGAGTTGGATCAAGTACGGTCTCGACGGCTCGCCTCCGGAGTTCGGCGGCGGCTCCGAGTCCCCGATGGGCGGCGAGGTCTACCGCTACGACCCGAATCTCAACTCATCGGTCAAGTTCCCGCAGTCCCTCGACGGCCGGTACTTCGCCGCCGAGTTCGGACGCCAGTGGATCAAGGCGATCGAGGTCAAGAGCGACGGTTCGTACGGCACGATCGAGGACGTTCCCTGGGACGGCACCCAGGTCATCGACACCGACTTCGGACCCGACGGCGCGCTGTACGTCCTGGACTACGGGAGCGGGAGCGACAACCAAGGCCTGTACCGCATCGAGTACATCGCGGGCAGCAACCGCAACCCGGTCGCCCAGGCGTCCGCCGACAAGACCTCCGGCGGGCTGCCGCTGACCGTGCAGTTCTCCTCGCAGGGCAGCTCCGACCCCGAGGGCCAACAGCTCACCTACTCCTGGGACTTCGGCGACGGCTCGACGTCCACCCAGGCCAACCCCGGTCACACGTACACCGCCGCGGGCACCTACCACCCCACCCTCACCGTCAAGGATCCCGAGGGTCTCACCGGCACCGCCAGCCTGGTGGTGACCGCCGGCAACACCGCCCCGAGCGTCACGCTGCAACAGCCCCTGGACGGGCAGCTGTTCTCCTTCGGTGACAGCGTCCCCTTCACCATCCAGGCCGCCGACCCCGAGGACGGCACGATCGACTGCTCCAAGGTGAAGCTCACCTATCTCCTCGGCCACGACAGCCACACCCACGCCATCACCTCCACCACCGGCTGCGGCGGCACCCTCACCGTCCCCGCCGACGGCGAACACGACAGCGCCGCCAACCTGTACGGCGTCTTCGACGCGGAGTACACCGACTCCGGCGGTCTGACCACCCACTCCGCGCACACCCTGCAACCCCGCCATCGCCAGGCGGAGCACTTCTCCGCCCAGTCGGGCATCCAGATCGCCGGGCACGGCGCGGCCGAGGGCGGCAACACGGTCGGCTTCACCGACGACGGCGACTGGATCTCCTTCGAGCCGTACGCACTCACCGGGGCCAACCGCTTCTCCGCCCGCGTCGCCTCCGGCGGGACCGGCGGCACCGTGGAGATCCGCGCCGGGTCCACGACCGGGACACTGCTCGGCAGCGTGACCGTGCCGGTGACCGGCGGCTGGGACACGTACACGGACGTCTCGACCTCGCTGTCCGCGGTCCCGTCCGGCAGCACCGAGTTGTTCCTCGTCTTCCACGGTCCCACCGGCCAGGGCAACCTCTTCGACGTCGACGCGTTCACCTTCAGCGGCAGTACTCCCACCAACACGACGTGGGAGGGCGAGTCATACAGCTCCGCGTCCGGCGTGCAGTCCGCCGCACACGCGCCGGCCAGTGGCGGACAGACGCTCGGCTACATCGAGAACGGCGACTGGGCCGGATACGCGTCCGTGCCCACCGCGGGCGCCACGTCCTTCGCCGCCAAGGTCTCCTCGGCGGGCGCGGGCGGCACCATCCAGGTCCGCTCCGGCTCTGCCACCGGCGCCCTGCTGGGCTCGGTGACGGTACCCGTGACCGGCGGCTGGGAGACCTTCAGCTCCGTGACCACCACGCTCAACGGCACCGGGTCGGGTCCGCTGTTCCTCACCTTCACCGGAGGCGGCGGATACCTCTTCGACATCGACACCTTCACACTCGGCGCCTCGGCGCTGAAGGGGCGCTGA